From the Chloroflexus aurantiacus J-10-fl genome, one window contains:
- a CDS encoding NEW3 domain-containing protein yields MHRRFRLALLFLILVSLLPFAQPASAASLVVNSLADTNDGACTTAPDGCTLREAILTANSNGVPDTITFSVSGTIYVQNSGLPPLSEGGTTIDAGDNHTIIVSGEQLRDASNNVIPAHGIVIASNDNVIRGLVIIRFSRGIGFTGGGSGIYLRNNAQNNLIVNTWIGHLNGSPEPNTGYGILIDGGASNNRIGTGNPTDRNVISGNTVADIGVSNNLNTTPLNGNQIVGNYIGTTVSGDADQDTTSDPGNLGGISIENYAYNTLISGNLIGGYTGANAAGIVLFSDSTSSGSPSIPRGTRITGNWIGVNPTGTVIANRIGILVSGGGTYGAINTEIGDPLNPIAGRNYIGGNTNGGIVIADTTFASGPTTIAGNYIGVALNASGNPFPVGNGTINQTSGGEGIFVGRNAVSTIIGPGNVIAGARTNGIRIRSGNTVVRGNYIGVDPTGTQTTTTTINSPTVGYGTGDAGVWIENGSSSVIGGANLSDRNVIAAGNFAVTGSGAAVLIEPCASGCSANGNTVQGNYLGVRADGNGILVGSTIVADSEGLRITNANNNTVRNNLIGGVDRGINVRMNASNNLISGNRIGVRASSSDTPGSGTTTRRDGIQLNSGTNNRIEFNLIAFTGQNNTSAFNAAHGIVVRSSNNQLFGNRLVRNGRLGFGHGIFVADNVTGVLISQNTTQDNAQDGIGLGSGANGDLAAPSFNAVTPGSPTVTGTTGCGAGCVVEIFTTSASVSDRNREGPVFLTSTTTGVGGAFSVNVTGCLGYITATVHNPTTGNSSPFSNALDVNATDACSTPTATLTVTGGSSRAVSIGSTSTYTLTLSHTSFVTRTYTLTLDSTRGWTSGPTLVELPPNGNTQLIISVAVPFTATAGDTDTTTVTARSDQTVSNPITLTTTAQAITIIPARPEVSPGQIVERTGNTVTFVHTITNTGQLVGTFSVIRPDGSSGLPVFSGTPPTGWNIQSATLSSSTLSPGATATLTIVANTPASTTLLAGDYPFSFRVRAISQQGSQTFTEQSDPATTDTVRVPVARSFSFTAQPPTSQQLTPAATVNFSYILTNTGNITDTFIITPPTGTTPASSLSFSATPATAFTLAAGQSRPITVTVTASASEPVGTYNFTVQAGVTGGSNPPANQTASGTVQVIGGGTPVFVGTPLVTPDPVLPGGTATITVTVRNGGNAAAPFDFTQTLPSGWNLISNSSTCPSPVPADTTTCTYVVEVAVPATADGGAATVTIQAIARNGGQIPPAPDSTASVNATVTVATIRNLRFDPTPLNASADPGAVITFSHTLTNTGNAPDAFTLNLSGLPTGWTATVVPTTTTTLARNASLTVTVQITVPTGISAGTTVTATIRATSQGNPAVSAEVLDSITVNAVNGAELSPGTTINSLPGATAIFTHTLRNSGSTTITYDLSVRSGDAGWSALSVNPATSPILSPGSSTIVTVTVTIPTGAAAGTSNTITVEARATGDSTLLASAENVVQVGALRDVEITPARTVIALPNTTTVITHTVRNLGFTADSYTITALQGDGHSAIATPNQVDLGPGESREIAVLLTLPAGLAADTVLSSIRVTATSRSDSSITDSIFDSVRVGLVTGVALSSDRLQGIPDGSNRVIFSGIVLENLGNATDTFDLTVSGLDSKFRASVVPTSVTLNGGAIDVGIVVTVDLPPIQPFALRHDVTLTATSRRDPDQRSSIRLSMIYLTRQAIFGEPVFIPIISR; encoded by the coding sequence ATGCACCGCCGTTTTCGCCTTGCCTTGCTCTTTCTCATCCTGGTGAGCCTGTTGCCATTTGCGCAACCGGCCAGCGCAGCGTCACTGGTTGTCAATTCCCTTGCCGATACGAATGATGGCGCCTGCACAACTGCACCCGACGGCTGCACGCTACGTGAGGCAATTCTGACTGCGAACAGCAACGGTGTGCCTGACACAATCACCTTTAGTGTGAGCGGCACGATTTATGTGCAGAATAGCGGCTTGCCTCCCCTCAGCGAAGGCGGTACCACGATTGATGCGGGTGATAACCATACGATCATCGTGAGCGGTGAGCAGTTGCGGGATGCAAGCAATAACGTTATTCCGGCCCACGGCATCGTTATTGCCTCGAACGATAATGTTATCCGTGGACTGGTCATCATCCGCTTTAGTCGAGGGATTGGTTTTACCGGCGGTGGTTCCGGTATCTACCTGCGTAACAATGCGCAGAATAACCTGATTGTCAATACCTGGATTGGGCACCTGAACGGTTCGCCTGAACCAAACACCGGGTATGGTATTTTGATTGATGGTGGTGCCAGTAATAACCGCATCGGCACCGGCAATCCGACCGACCGTAACGTAATCAGCGGGAACACTGTCGCCGATATTGGTGTGAGCAATAATCTCAACACAACCCCGCTTAACGGGAACCAGATCGTTGGCAACTATATCGGCACCACAGTCAGCGGCGATGCCGATCAGGATACTACTTCCGATCCAGGAAATCTTGGTGGTATCTCGATTGAGAACTATGCCTACAACACGCTGATCAGTGGTAATCTGATCGGTGGCTATACCGGTGCAAATGCCGCCGGTATTGTTTTGTTCAGCGACTCTACTAGCAGCGGCTCGCCATCCATTCCACGCGGCACACGTATCACCGGCAACTGGATCGGTGTCAATCCCACCGGCACTGTAATCGCCAACCGCATCGGCATCCTGGTAAGTGGCGGTGGAACTTACGGCGCAATCAATACCGAGATTGGTGATCCACTCAACCCCATTGCCGGACGCAACTATATCGGCGGTAACACGAATGGTGGGATCGTTATTGCTGACACGACATTCGCGAGCGGCCCCACGACTATCGCCGGCAACTACATCGGCGTTGCCCTGAACGCTAGCGGCAACCCTTTTCCGGTTGGTAACGGTACGATCAACCAGACGAGTGGTGGTGAAGGTATCTTTGTCGGTCGCAACGCCGTCTCAACAATCATTGGGCCGGGAAACGTGATTGCCGGCGCTCGCACCAATGGCATTCGGATTCGTTCTGGCAACACTGTCGTGCGTGGCAATTATATCGGGGTTGACCCCACCGGTACACAAACCACAACCACTACAATCAACAGCCCTACCGTTGGCTACGGCACGGGAGATGCCGGCGTCTGGATCGAGAACGGGAGTAGTTCAGTCATTGGTGGAGCGAACCTGTCTGACCGCAATGTCATTGCCGCCGGCAATTTTGCTGTCACCGGTTCAGGTGCTGCGGTGTTGATCGAGCCTTGTGCCAGTGGCTGTAGTGCAAATGGCAATACAGTACAGGGGAATTATCTTGGTGTACGGGCTGACGGTAATGGTATCCTGGTGGGAAGCACCATTGTCGCCGATAGCGAAGGCTTGCGGATCACAAACGCCAACAACAACACCGTCCGCAATAATCTGATCGGCGGGGTGGATCGCGGTATCAATGTGCGCATGAATGCCAGCAATAATCTCATTAGCGGTAATCGGATTGGAGTACGCGCTTCAAGTAGCGATACTCCAGGTAGTGGTACGACAACCCGTCGGGACGGTATTCAACTCAATAGCGGAACAAACAACCGCATTGAGTTCAATCTGATCGCCTTTACCGGCCAGAATAACACCTCTGCATTCAACGCTGCCCACGGTATTGTGGTCAGGAGCAGTAATAATCAATTGTTCGGCAATCGGCTGGTGCGTAACGGTCGGCTTGGCTTCGGTCACGGTATCTTCGTCGCCGATAATGTAACCGGGGTTCTGATCTCGCAAAACACGACCCAGGATAATGCTCAGGATGGCATTGGGCTTGGTAGTGGTGCAAATGGTGATCTCGCCGCACCATCATTTAATGCGGTAACCCCTGGCTCGCCTACTGTTACCGGTACGACCGGCTGCGGTGCCGGTTGTGTGGTCGAAATCTTCACCACCAGCGCCAGCGTCAGCGACCGCAACCGCGAGGGGCCAGTCTTTCTTACCAGCACAACGACCGGTGTTGGTGGTGCGTTCAGCGTCAATGTCACCGGCTGTCTCGGCTATATCACCGCTACCGTCCATAATCCAACGACGGGCAACAGCTCACCCTTCTCAAATGCGCTTGATGTTAACGCAACCGATGCCTGTAGCACGCCAACGGCAACACTCACCGTTACCGGCGGGAGCAGTCGTGCGGTCAGTATTGGCAGTACCTCGACGTACACGCTGACGCTCAGCCATACCTCTTTCGTCACCCGCACCTACACACTGACACTCGATAGCACCCGTGGCTGGACCAGTGGACCGACGCTGGTTGAACTGCCACCCAATGGCAACACGCAGCTCATCATCAGCGTGGCAGTCCCCTTTACCGCAACTGCCGGCGATACGGATACGACCACGGTTACGGCCCGCAGTGATCAAACTGTCTCGAACCCAATCACACTGACCACCACAGCGCAGGCGATCACAATCATTCCAGCCCGCCCCGAAGTCTCTCCCGGTCAGATCGTCGAACGAACGGGCAACACAGTCACCTTTGTCCATACCATCACCAATACCGGCCAGCTTGTCGGTACCTTCAGCGTCATTCGCCCCGATGGCAGCAGTGGCTTACCTGTCTTCAGCGGCACCCCACCAACCGGCTGGAATATCCAATCCGCCACCCTGTCCAGCTCAACGCTCAGCCCTGGAGCAACAGCCACCCTGACCATTGTCGCCAACACCCCGGCGAGCACAACACTACTCGCCGGCGACTATCCCTTCTCGTTCCGGGTACGGGCAATCAGCCAGCAGGGAAGTCAAACCTTCACCGAACAGAGTGATCCGGCAACAACCGACACGGTACGAGTACCGGTTGCACGTAGCTTCAGCTTTACCGCACAGCCGCCTACCAGCCAACAGCTCACCCCGGCAGCAACGGTGAACTTTAGCTACATTTTGACCAATACCGGTAATATCACCGATACGTTCATCATCACACCCCCGACCGGCACAACACCTGCATCCAGCCTCTCGTTCAGTGCCACACCGGCAACGGCCTTTACGCTGGCTGCCGGTCAATCACGCCCGATCACAGTCACCGTAACTGCCAGCGCCAGCGAGCCGGTCGGAACGTACAATTTCACCGTCCAGGCCGGCGTCACCGGTGGCAGTAACCCACCTGCCAACCAAACCGCGAGTGGAACCGTTCAGGTCATCGGGGGTGGCACACCGGTCTTTGTCGGCACACCGCTGGTAACGCCCGATCCTGTCTTGCCCGGCGGCACAGCAACCATAACGGTTACCGTGCGCAATGGTGGTAACGCCGCAGCACCGTTTGACTTTACGCAAACACTGCCATCTGGATGGAATCTGATCAGCAACAGCAGTACCTGCCCATCGCCGGTGCCCGCCGACACTACGACCTGCACGTATGTGGTAGAGGTAGCTGTCCCGGCCACAGCCGATGGCGGTGCGGCGACAGTAACTATACAGGCAATTGCCCGTAACGGTGGTCAAATACCGCCCGCACCGGATAGCACCGCTAGTGTGAATGCAACAGTGACCGTTGCGACGATCCGTAATCTACGTTTCGATCCCACACCGCTGAACGCTAGTGCCGATCCGGGGGCCGTGATCACCTTCAGCCATACCCTGACCAACACCGGTAACGCACCTGATGCGTTTACGCTCAATCTGAGCGGATTACCGACAGGTTGGACTGCCACGGTGGTGCCAACCACAACCACAACTCTGGCCCGTAATGCCAGCCTGACTGTCACGGTACAGATCACCGTGCCAACCGGCATCAGCGCCGGTACGACAGTTACGGCGACGATCCGTGCCACGTCACAAGGTAACCCGGCGGTAAGCGCCGAGGTGCTTGACAGCATCACCGTTAATGCTGTGAACGGTGCCGAACTCTCACCGGGGACGACCATCAACAGCTTACCAGGAGCAACAGCCATCTTCACCCACACCCTGCGCAACAGTGGCTCAACCACAATTACCTACGACCTCAGCGTTCGGAGTGGGGATGCAGGCTGGTCGGCTTTGAGTGTCAATCCGGCTACCAGCCCAATCCTGTCACCGGGAAGCAGCACCATCGTGACAGTCACCGTCACCATTCCAACCGGTGCCGCTGCCGGAACCAGCAACACGATCACGGTTGAGGCACGGGCAACCGGTGACAGCACACTCCTTGCCAGTGCCGAAAACGTCGTTCAAGTCGGTGCCCTGCGCGATGTCGAGATTACCCCGGCACGAACCGTCATTGCCCTTCCCAACACGACAACCGTGATTACCCATACGGTACGCAATCTCGGCTTCACTGCCGATTCCTACACCATCACCGCTCTCCAGGGTGATGGTCACAGTGCGATTGCCACACCAAATCAAGTCGATCTGGGGCCAGGCGAGAGTCGCGAGATTGCCGTCCTCCTCACCCTACCGGCGGGACTGGCCGCCGATACGGTGCTCAGCAGCATCCGGGTAACGGCAACATCGCGCAGCGATTCGAGCATTACCGACAGCATCTTCGACAGCGTGCGTGTCGGATTGGTTACCGGTGTTGCGCTCAGCAGTGACCGCTTGCAGGGCATCCCAGATGGTTCCAACCGGGTAATATTTAGCGGTATCGTGCTCGAAAATCTGGGTAATGCGACCGACACCTTCGATCTGACCGTCAGCGGTCTCGACAGCAAGTTCAGGGCCAGCGTCGTACCGACCAGCGTCACCCTAAACGGTGGTGCAATCGATGTTGGGATTGTGGTGACCGTTGATCTACCGCCAATTCAGCCATTTGCTCTCAGACACGACGTCACCCTAACGGCCACATCACGCCGTGATCCAGACCAACGCAGTAGCATTCGGCTCTCGATGATCTATCTCACCCGCCAGGCAATCTTCGGCGAGCCGGTATTCATTCCGATCATCAGTCGTTAA
- the aroQ gene encoding type II 3-dehydroquinate dehydratase, producing the protein MTKTILVLHGPNLNMLGRREPHIYGATTLAEINEALEQRGKAAGVEVICIQSNHEGVLVDAVQTHGWTASGIIINPGALTHYGLSLRDALAMVSAPIIEVHLSNVYQREAFRHTSVVAPIARGQITGLGWRGYLLALEWLLAEL; encoded by the coding sequence ATGACCAAGACCATTCTCGTCTTACATGGCCCCAACCTCAACATGTTGGGCCGGCGCGAACCACACATCTACGGCGCCACCACACTGGCTGAAATCAACGAGGCACTTGAACAGCGCGGGAAAGCTGCGGGAGTAGAGGTTATCTGCATTCAGTCGAACCACGAGGGAGTGCTGGTCGACGCCGTGCAAACCCACGGCTGGACGGCAAGTGGGATCATTATTAATCCCGGCGCACTCACCCACTACGGCCTTTCCCTGCGTGATGCACTGGCGATGGTATCTGCGCCGATTATTGAAGTTCATCTCTCCAACGTCTACCAGCGGGAAGCATTTCGCCATACCTCAGTGGTAGCCCCGATTGCCCGTGGTCAGATCACAGGTCTGGGCTGGCGCGGTTACCTGCTGGCCCTGGAGTGGTTACTCGCCGAGCTGTAG
- a CDS encoding amidohydrolase family protein, with amino-acid sequence MIDDAFVFDGVCHVFNFDKSNAFGKPGEMFIEHLYAFHQVLNAPGEKTLSREEYMREWHVDEIARMIFDESPTDMIIAQPLPLTDLFKDGLSSWERCAEMARRYPDRAVFWGSVNPLEGKKALDLMEIQVKEYGARGFKLYNVRYDYGQPFPWRMDDPRVAFPIFEKALELGVNIIGVHKGVPLGPQPVEHTQAWDMDGAAANFPEINFIIFHVGLPFIDEICWQLVRYPNLYASIAATVNFVVRSPRVFAETMAKLLFWCGEDKIIYGGETPIWHPRGALKAFWEFELPEDIVQGYGCGQLTKEAKKKILGLNLARLHGFDVEEKKRSLGIAA; translated from the coding sequence ATGATTGATGATGCATTTGTGTTCGATGGGGTGTGTCACGTTTTCAATTTTGATAAGTCGAATGCGTTTGGGAAGCCGGGTGAGATGTTTATCGAGCATCTCTATGCGTTCCATCAAGTCTTGAATGCCCCCGGTGAGAAGACGTTGAGCCGCGAAGAGTATATGCGCGAGTGGCATGTTGATGAAATTGCGCGCATGATCTTCGATGAAAGCCCCACCGATATGATTATCGCCCAGCCTCTACCGCTGACCGATCTGTTTAAGGATGGGTTGTCGAGCTGGGAGCGGTGTGCTGAGATGGCCCGGCGCTATCCTGACCGGGCTGTCTTTTGGGGATCGGTTAATCCGCTAGAGGGTAAAAAGGCGCTTGATCTGATGGAAATTCAGGTCAAAGAGTACGGTGCGCGCGGCTTTAAGCTCTACAATGTTCGCTACGATTATGGTCAGCCGTTCCCCTGGCGGATGGATGACCCACGGGTGGCATTCCCCATTTTCGAGAAGGCGCTGGAGCTGGGTGTGAATATTATCGGTGTCCACAAGGGTGTGCCGCTTGGCCCGCAGCCGGTTGAGCACACGCAGGCGTGGGATATGGATGGTGCAGCGGCCAATTTCCCGGAGATTAACTTTATCATTTTCCACGTCGGTCTGCCGTTTATCGATGAGATTTGCTGGCAACTGGTGCGCTATCCGAACCTCTATGCCTCAATTGCCGCGACGGTGAATTTCGTTGTGCGCTCGCCACGGGTCTTCGCCGAGACGATGGCTAAGTTGCTGTTCTGGTGTGGTGAGGACAAGATTATTTACGGCGGTGAGACGCCAATCTGGCATCCCCGTGGTGCGCTGAAGGCGTTCTGGGAGTTTGAGCTGCCGGAAGATATTGTGCAGGGCTATGGCTGTGGTCAGTTGACGAAGGAGGCGAAGAAGAAGATTCTGGGTCTGAATCTGGCCCGGTTGCACGGGTTTGATGTCGAGGAGAAGAAGCGGAGTTTGGGAATCGCTGCCTGA
- a CDS encoding metal-sulfur cluster assembly factor — MNETTTVGVGHDDVMAVLQRCYDPCCKERQVSVVDMGLVERVNVDGQRVAIDIILTTGWCPFALHLLQMMEEEVKTLPGIEQVQVNITWDTPWSPERMSAQARERLRLPLEQLLPLREARLRRTQKEEAP; from the coding sequence ATGAATGAGACCACGACGGTCGGTGTTGGTCACGACGATGTGATGGCCGTGCTGCAACGGTGTTATGACCCATGCTGCAAGGAACGGCAGGTGAGTGTGGTTGATATGGGGCTGGTCGAGCGGGTGAATGTTGATGGGCAACGTGTGGCGATTGACATTATTCTCACCACCGGCTGGTGCCCCTTCGCCCTGCACCTGTTGCAGATGATGGAAGAGGAGGTTAAGACGCTGCCGGGTATCGAACAGGTTCAGGTGAATATCACGTGGGATACGCCATGGTCGCCAGAACGGATGTCGGCACAGGCGCGTGAACGGTTGCGTTTGCCACTCGAACAACTTCTGCCGTTACGCGAGGCACGGTTGCGCAGGACGCAGAAGGAGGAGGCACCATGA